From a region of the Malania oleifera isolate guangnan ecotype guangnan chromosome 12, ASM2987363v1, whole genome shotgun sequence genome:
- the LOC131144206 gene encoding LOW QUALITY PROTEIN: auxin response factor 6 (The sequence of the model RefSeq protein was modified relative to this genomic sequence to represent the inferred CDS: inserted 1 base in 1 codon), whose product MRLSTAGFASQPQEGERRCLNSELWHACAGPLVSLPTVGSRVVYFPQGHSEQVAASTNREVDAQIPNYPSLPPQLICQLHNVTMHADVETDEVYAQMTLQPLSPQEQKDPYLPAELGAPSKQPTNYFCKTLTASDTSTHGGFSVPRRAAEKVFPPLDFSQQPPAQELIARDLHDNEWKFRHIFRGQPKRHLLTTGWSVFVSAKRLVAGDSVLFIWNEKNQLLLGIRRASRPQTVMPSSVLSSDSMHLGLLAAAAHAAATNSRFTIFYNPRASPSEFVIPFSKYFKAVYHTRVSVGMRFRMLFETEESSVRRYMGTITGISDLDPVRWPNSHWRSVKVGWDESTAGERQPRVSLWEIEPLTTFPMYPSAFPLRLKRPWPPGLPSLHGIKDDDLGMNSPLMWLRGDSVDRGIQSLNFQGIGVTPWMQPRLDPSMIGLQTDMYQAMAAAALQDMRVMDPSKQAPPSLLQFQAPQNVSRSACLMQPQMLQQSQPQATFLQGVQENQQQTVSQSQSHLLQQQLQHQHSFNNNNNNNNNNQQQQQPQLQQQQQQQQQQQLVDHQQVPSVVSALPQFASVSQSQSSPLQSVSSLCHQQSFSDSNGNPVTSSIVSPLHSILSSFPQDESSQLLSLPRTSPVISSAAWLPKRAAVEPLLPSGASQCVLPQIEQLGPPQTNVSQNSVSLPPFPGRECSIDQGGTDPHSHLLFGVNIEPSSLLMQNGMSSLGGIGSESDSTTIPFASSNYMSTAGSDFSLNPAMTPSSCIDESSFLHSPENGGQANAPTRTFVKVHKSGSFGRSLDITKFSSYKELRSELARMFGLEGQLEDPLRSGWQLVFVDRENDVLLLGDDPWPEFVSSVWCIKILSPQEVQQMGKRGLELLNSESIEAIQXTSCNDYVSRRESRNLSSGDRSSDVS is encoded by the exons ATGAGGCTGTCTACTGCTGGTTTTGCTTCTCAACCGCAGGAAG GGGAAAGGCGATGTCTGAATTCCGAGCTGTGGCATGCTTGTGCGGGTCCTCTTGTTTCCTTGCCTACTGTTGGAAGCCGTGTTGTTTATTTTCCGCAAGGTCATAGCGAGCAG GTTGCTGCATCAACCAACAGGGAAGTGGATGCCCAAATTCCCAACTACCCAAGCTTACCTCCACAACTTATCTGCCAGCTTCACAATGTGACCATGCAT gcAGATGTTGAGACTGATGAAGTTTATGCTCAGATGACGTTGCAACCTCTTAGTCCG CAAGAGCAAAAGGATCCCTACCTTCCAGCAGAGCTGGGGGCACCCAGCAAACAACCAACAAATTATTTCTGTAAAACATTGACAGCTAGTGACACAAGTACTCACGGGGGATTCTCTGTTCCACGCCGGGCAGCTGAAAAAGTTTTCCCTCCACTG GACTTCTCCCAGCAGCCTCCGGCCCAAGAGTTGATTGCTAGGGATCTTCATGATAATGAATGGAAATTTAGACATATATTTCGCG gtcaacccaaaaggcatctTCTAACAACTGGGTGGAGTGTGTTCGTAAGTGCCAAGAGACTTGTTGCTGGTGATTCAGTCCTTTTCATCTG GAATGAGAAGAATCAATTGCTGCTTGGTATTCGGCGTGCAAGTCGGCCACAAACAGTAATGCCTTCATCCGTTTTGTCAAGTGATAGTATGCACTTGGGGCTTCTTGCTGCAGCAGCTCATGCTGCTGCAACAAATAGCCGCTTCACCATATTCTACAACCCACG GGCTAGCCCTTCTGAGTTTGTCATACCCTTCTCCAAGTATTTTAAAGCAGTATATCATACTCGTGTTTCTGTTGGCATGCGTTTTCGGATGCTCTTTGAAACAGAGGAGTCAAGTGTACGACG CTACATGGGCACAATAACTGGCATCAGTGATTTAGATCCCGTTCGATGGCCAAACTCCCATTGGCGGTCGGTAAAG GTTGGCTGGGATGAGTCAACAGCTGGGGAAAGGCAGCCTAGAGTCTCCTTATGGGAGATTGAACCTTTGACGACATTCCCGATGTATCCATCTGCATTTCCCCTTAGACTCAAGCGACCATGGCCACCAGGCCTCCCCTCTCTCCATG gcatcaagGATGATGATCTGGGAATGAATTCTCCACTCATGTGGCTCCGAGGAGATAGTGTAGACCGTGGGATTCAATCATTGAACTTTCAGGGAATTGGGGTTACGCCATGGATGCAGCCAAGACTTGATCCATCCATGATTGGGCTGCAAACTGACATGTACCAAGCTATGGCTGCTGCTGCACTTCAAGATATGAGGGTTATGGATCCTTCCAAGCAGGCACCCCCATCCCTTCTTCAATTCCAAGCTCCTCAAAATGTTTCCAGATCTGCCTGTCTAATGCAGCCACAGATGTTGCAGCAATCTCAGCCTCAAGCGACCTTTCTACAAGGGGTTCAAGAAAATCAGCAGCAGACTGTGTCTCAGTCGCAATCTCATCTTCTTCAGCAACAGTTGCAGCATCAGCActcatttaataataataataataataataataataatcagcagcagcagcagccgcagctgcaacagcagcagcagcagcagcagcagcagcagctggtTGATCATCAGCAGGTCCCAAGTGTTGTCTCTGCCCTCCCTCAATTTGCTTCGGTTTCTCAGTCGCAGTCGTCACCCTTGCAATCTGTATCTTCACTCTGCCATCAGCAGAGCTTTTCAGATTCAAATGGGAACCCTGTTACCAGCTCTATTGTTTCTCCCTTGCACAGTATTTTGAGTTCATTTCCACAGGATGAATCATCTCAGTTGCTTAGCTTGCCTCGAACCAGTCCAGTGATATCTTCTGCTGCTTGGTTGCCCAAACGAGCTGCAGTTGAACCTCTTCTACCCTCTGGAGCGTCTCAATGTGTTCTGCCACAGATAGAACAGTTGGGACCGCCCCAAACAAATGTTTCTCAAAACTCTGTTTCATTACCACCCTTTCCTGGCAGGGAATGCTCGATTGACCAAGGGGGCACTGATCCTCATAGTCATCTTTTATTTGGGGTTAATATAGAGCCGTCGTCTCTTCTAATGCAGAATGGGATGTCAAGCCTCGGGGGAATTGGCAGTGAAAGTGATTCCACGACCATACCCTTTGCATCTTCCAATTATATGAGTACCGCAGGCTCTGATTTTTCACTTAATCCTGCGATGACACCTTCCAGTTGCATTGACGAGTCAAGCTTCCTGCATTCTCCAGAAAACGGGGGCCAAGCAAATGCACCCACAAGAACCTTTGTTAAG GTTCACAAGTCAGGGTCCTTTGGGAGATCATTAGATATCACCAAATTCAGCAGCTATAAAGAGTTGCGGAGTGAGCTTGCTCGCATGTTTGGCCTTGAAGGCCAGTTGGAGGACCCTCTGAGATCAGGCTGGCAGCTTGTATTTGTTGACAGGGAGAATGATGTTCTTCTTCTTGGTGATGACCCGTGGCC GGAGTTTGTAAGCAGTGTCTGGTGTATCAAGATACTCTCACCACAAGAAGTGCAGCAGATGGGAAAACGAGGCTTAGAGCTTCTTAACTCAGAGTCCATCGAGGCTATCC TAACCAGCTGCAATGACTATGTGAGTCGGCGGGAATCAAGAAATTTGAGCTCAGGGGACCGCTCATCCGACGTCTCTTGA